Genomic window (Thiohalobacter sp.):
CGCCGTCCCGGCGCCGACTACAAGGCCATCGCCCAGGCCATCGAGGTCATCACCCGGGCCGAGCGCCCGATCATCCTCGCCGGCAACGGCGCGGTGCGCAAGCGCGCCGCCAAGCAGTTGCTGCGCTTCGCGCACAAGACCGGCATCCCCGTGGTCAACACCTTCATGGGCAAGGGCTCCGTGCCCATGGAAGACAAGCATTCGCTGTTCACCATGGGCCTGCAGGCCAAGGATCACATCAATCACGCCATGGAGAAGTGCGATGTGGTCATCACCGTCGGCTACGACCTGGTGGAATACAGCCCGCACTTCTGGAACGCCAACCAGGACAAGAAGATCGTACACATCGACTTCCTGCCCGCGGAAATCGATACCCACTACACCGTGGCCGTGGATGTGGTCGGCGACATCGCCGATGCCCTGTGGCAGATGAACATGGAACTGGAACGCAACCATGCCGGCGACCTGCCGCTGCAGGACATCGACGGCTGGCTCAAGCTGCGCCAGACCATCCTCGACGACTTCGCCATGGAAAAGGACGACACCAGCTTCCCCATGAAGCCGCAGAAGATCCTCTGGGACGTGCGCGAGTTCCTGGGACCGGAAGACTACCTGCTCTCCGACGTCGGCGCGCACAAGATGTGGATCTCGCGCTACTACCAGTGTCACACGCCGAACACCTGCCTGATCTCCAACGGCTTCTGTTCCATGGGCTTCGCCCTGCCGGGCGCCATCGGCGCCAAGATGGCCGCGCCCGACCGCAAGGTGCTGGCCATCTGCGGCGACGCCGGTTTCATGATGAACGTTCAGGACGTGGAAACCGCCGTTCGCCTTGGTCTGAACGTGGTGTTCATGGTGTGGGAAGACGGCGAGTACGGGCTGATCAAGTGGAAGCAGCAGAACCAGTTCGATGGCCGCCACTCCAATCTCGCCTTCGGCAATCCCGACTGGGAGACGCTGGCCCGCGCCTTTGGCATGTGGGGCCGCA
Coding sequences:
- a CDS encoding acetolactate synthase large subunit, with the protein product MSDNPATAENLRPSTRKASDLFVRCLEAEGVTHIFGVPGEENADLMMSLMDSDIEFVLCRHEQAAAFIADIYGRLTGKAGVCLATLGPGATNLVTGLADANMDRAPVVAIIGQGSTKRLHKESHQNMDAIGMMRPITKWAHSIRDEETIPEVVRKAFKIAESEKPGVSVIELPEDIAKEAVTGKPMSVYKTRRPGADYKAIAQAIEVITRAERPIILAGNGAVRKRAAKQLLRFAHKTGIPVVNTFMGKGSVPMEDKHSLFTMGLQAKDHINHAMEKCDVVITVGYDLVEYSPHFWNANQDKKIVHIDFLPAEIDTHYTVAVDVVGDIADALWQMNMELERNHAGDLPLQDIDGWLKLRQTILDDFAMEKDDTSFPMKPQKILWDVREFLGPEDYLLSDVGAHKMWISRYYQCHTPNTCLISNGFCSMGFALPGAIGAKMAAPDRKVLAICGDAGFMMNVQDVETAVRLGLNVVFMVWEDGEYGLIKWKQQNQFDGRHSNLAFGNPDWETLARAFGMWGRTLTRAEDLKPALEEAFRQPGPALIGVPVDYSENLKLTKRLGEIECSI